The Dioscorea cayenensis subsp. rotundata cultivar TDr96_F1 chromosome 18, TDr96_F1_v2_PseudoChromosome.rev07_lg8_w22 25.fasta, whole genome shotgun sequence genome includes the window ATATATAACTGAATTTAAATGTTTCATTTGAAGGGGAAAAATTACTTACAGATTTGGTTGAATGAAGCAAAGAAAATGGATATTACTCGCAGATAATGAGTATTAAAAGTTAGAAACCCATGAAGTCCTTTCTAACTGGTGCTAACGTGGGAAGAGCACTTCCTTGAATTTCCCTATAGTAAATGATTGGGGAAATGATCAACTTTAACTAGTAAAACATGTGAAAACAAATCCAAGACAAGAAGAGAGATGTGTTGCATTACATTCATACCAACAAATGGAAGCAGAAATTTGAAGCATATATGTCAAtcatttttatgtaaatttccgATCAGGTACGTGCTGGATCATGAGCCATTCGTGAGAACCCTCTTCTTGGCACCGTTGGGTGAACCTTTGGTCACATTTTTTGATGTGCAATGATTTAAGAGAAGAAGGTAAGCCATTCTCTGGCAATGACTGAATCAAAGAGCAATTAGCGATTTCCAGTTTCTCCAGAGCAGGGAGATGAGGTAACCAAATAGGCAGAGATTCCAGTTTTGGGCAACTTTCTATATAGATATAAGCTAGCTTATGTAGCAATGCTGCCTGCTCCATTCCCTTGCTCAACCAGGATGTGAATTTTGAGCAAAAACTGATCTCTAAGGAACATAAGGAGGGCATAAAATGTAAACCCCCAATGAAAATGAGCTCCTGACAGCGACTGATGAATAGGTGAGACAATGTCTTGAAAGTGCTCATTTCTCCAATGAATGATACCATTGTTTCAGAATGAATAGTCAATTGCCTAAGAAGAATCAAGCTTCTTGAAAAATGGTGATAGAGCCCTTGAGAACAGGTTATATGTAGATTTTTCACAGTTGAAAACATGTCCCAGGGCAATCCAAATCCATCTCCATAACAATCCTGATATTGGATATAAGAAATGCAGGGGAAGCTGCTGTGTCTTTGTGAGGACAACGATAatgattgataagtgtctaaatgtaggtgttttcatatatatatcgtatgcactttgcatgtattttgtgaggtttgatgcccgtttcgcgcttaatcgtctattatttgctttgtagggcatatggaagccatggagaacaagaagatatcattttggcaaaaagagaagaaaagcagaatttcatactacccccatactacccaagtaTGGGGGCCATGTATCTGTATGCtgatggattgatttggtgttacgtccgatttccatactacccagtatactgggggccgtatggaggccgtatgcacccgtatGGAGCAGCGGATCTAGGGTTTTCgtagtgctatacgacccccatacgacccctatacggcccgtatgcctcggggggtatatatactcacttttagggctgattaaaaggactttttgttggccgacttttgggagatcatttgggagattttgggcgatcttggggaggagaagaagggcgagaaagctagaagatcattcaagcccaaggtccaaagctctcaaggcaagaaagcaacatcattcaaggggagatctatcacgacttgaaggaaagagacccgcggctagaggaagcgtcattcggcattcctttggcgggggaagcgtcattcggcacattcttacctcttccttcatcatttcatctagggagtgtcttactatgcttgtatttcatgatttgcttgattgtatggtttgttatgagatgatgacacactagacccccaaggccaccgggtgttggtcaaccttgggggggtttatcatgtattttggatgattacttgttaattctatgcttgggtaattttgagatctaatccattgttttcatgctaagtgttacaccaaggagaaatccgtagctcttttatgaatgatgcatgtagatgtgacttgctcgcatgtattaggtcatgaatggattagaggggatacttgtatcatcacagcAGAAATTGGGTCTGGTAGCCCTcaccatgtaggtttaatcaagagaagtaggtttattcctaatgATTTCCTTGTATACTTATGATCATTAGAGATATAGATTTGGAGAATTTCTACTATGCTCTATGttagtatgggattagggttgtccttgagaaattggggtttgtTACAATCTTGGAATCTAAACTGGTCCAGTTAcacttgcatctttaaatcatcatccatgttacAGCGGTAaccccctcaaggggatccacatccataggcctttgcacttcgttattctcttgcttgcttattgcttgttctctctaatttgctagcaaatcttgtgtttagttttatttgtatttagtaggtaaatccatcacttaagatcttgcTAGATATGCTTTCGAGAAGGaggtaataggagatccttaacccgtggaatacgatcctcgtgtctttgcacgaggtattacttaatGATCCACTTGGGAAGCGATCAATGATGCACCCTCGACAATCTCTCTTGATATTCACAATTTCCAGGCTTCTCTCGGTGAGAATAGTATGGTCACTTCATCACTAATATCAATTCTAACATCCACTCTATATAAGCGCAGTCGTAAGAGGAATGTAAGTTGGCCAATTGATTGAAGATATAGCTTGCTTCTACAATTCATTAACTCTAAGATTCGTAGATTATGAACTGTAAATGGCATAAACCAGCTAGGACTTGTGTAACCCTTGTATCCCcttacgtaaagatgtttaagaTTTGGATTTGGTTCTAGGGCTTCAAGCACTTCATGTGCAGTGGCAAAGCTGTTACATGAATTGGAATCATTCCAACTTAAGATAAGGACCTCAAGGTGGCACTTTTCCTTTATATTGGCTTTCTCAGCTTCCTCCCTATTCTCAATTTTCTCAAGGTCGTTTAGACAAAGGACTCCTCTTAGTTCTTTCATGTTTCTCAATTGTGATATCATATACTGCCTCTTTGTCCACCGAGCAAATCTCATCAATATGTGTTGATCAAATTTAGTGTACATACGATATGTGTCTGAATTCAAAGTTCTAAGATTTATGAGATTATGCAAATTTTCAGGGAATACATCCAAATCTGGTAACACTCTTAGATGGTAAAGCTTACATAGTGAttcatcaaacaagttgatgCTAGGTTCAGATATTTCCAAATAACGCAAGTGTCTTAGATGACCAGTACTATATGAGCAGTTTTGTGCTTGAGAATCAAGAAAGATCAATACTCGGATGCTTTTCAGAGTTTCATAATCTTCTTGGCGTAGTTCACCTTTGGATACCACAAGTGTCCGCAAGCTCTCAATGTTACATATCGATCTTAGGTTGACTATGCTTTGCAAACACAAATGACGAATACTAGCCTTCTCTTTTATAGTTTGACCGTGGTAAACAACACACTCACCCAAGCAAACTGATTGTGCCAAATCATGCAATAAGTCATGGATTGTGTACATTGAGAAATAACTCTTTTCAAAAAACGATCTAGATAGCAGTTCATTAAAATAAGCATGTCCAATCTCTTCCACTGTTTTTGAACTAGTTTCTGATTCAACAACATAACCTTGTGCGATCCACATTTCTATTAAATCAACCGCCATAAATTTATAATCTTTGGGAAATGtagaacaaaaaacaaaacattgttGGAGATGCTCAGGTAGATGATTATAACTTAGTGCTAGACCTGGCATAATATCATCTGCACTAGTTCCTAATTCCCATAAGTTGCTCCTCAACACATCCATCCAATGCTCATTGCTCATGTTCTGTTGTAATAGCCTTCCTACTGTCTTTGCCGCAAGAGGTGATCCCTTcaatttctttacaatctgccTACCTATAATTTGCAAACTTTGACGTTCATCAGCCTCTGAACCACCAAAtgcacaacaaacaaaaaattccCAGAAGTCATCATCCTCTAAACCTTGTagcacaattttatttttttcatcttgctTTCTCAATAATTTTGATTCTCTGGTTGTTACCACAATTTTTGCCAGCCTCATTTGAGAAAATTGCAGAGGGATGAGGAGTTTTTCCCATTCTGAAGACCACACGTCATCCAACACCAATAACAAACTTTTCCCTTGTAAATTTCTTTTGAGTTCACCTTCTAAAAGGTCCAAGTTTCTGTTGTGAGCGAATTTTTCAGATTTAGAAACAGTAAGAGAGCACACCATGTCTTGAAGAATCTTTAACCGATTGAAATCATCTGACACACAAATCCACACCTTTTCATCAAAAAATTTTGCAATTTGTTCATCATTGAATGCATGTTGAGTCAGAGTTGTCTTGCCAATCCCACCCATCCCAACTATTGGGATGACATTTACATTGCACTCAACACTGGTTCCTTGTTCTTTAAGTAATTTTGTCAGTATCTGTAGTTCTCTATCTCGGCCACAAATTTTACTCACATTAACTGAAGATGTAGTCACTCttggattttgatttgaatgttgCAGCACCACCCCAAAGTTATCATCATCTTTCTTTCCCAACTCCATAAAAACCCTTGCCATGCTAATAACAGAACTGAGATCATCATTAATACAATTTAATTTTCCAATAACCACTCTTATATTAGTAATCATGGTGTCATCTGCACAAGAAGTTCCATATAGCTCactaatttttaacaaaaacaaacttAAGAGACAACAAGTCCTAGTTAACAAAAAggtaaaatataaaagcaaagaatagAAATTAACCTTGCAGCTCCAATGGCTTTGTAGGTGAAATCCGAGGCTTTTATGCTTTAGACAGGTGAATTGAGGCAGTAGCttcataatcattattcatcttctccACTTGTGCTTCCAGCTTGAGATACTCAAAGTCATCAGCAATGTCCTCTGCTTCATAAAGTGCATCTTTGAGTTGTTTGCAGAAATACAGCATACTCTCATTTTGATTGCGCAATAACTTGGCCACACGAAGAGTTACCTTGATTTTCTGACTCACATCTTGCAGTTCTTTCACCATGGCATACAACACTTGTTGATTATCGTTCTCAtggtttgatgatgatgatgatgatgatttgtcTTTGGAGAGATGATTAATGACACCATTGGCCAGCTTGTCCACAGCATATTGACACACTGGAGCACACAATGCTCCGGCGAGAGATGATGCAATTCCAGAGACCATGGCACAAGTATCTAGGGCTAATGGTCAAGGAGAAATACGAAAAGCACACAGAAGAAGACAGCTTGGCAGCTTGCTATATACACGAAAGtatccaataaaataaaatataaaataaaataaagaaaaaaagattagtTGACAAAAGTAACAACTCAACTGGCACATAATTAAAGCAGGGGGGCGGTCATTTGGCCCGGCCCGGAACCGGCACGGCCAAACCCGCTGGGTCATctgacccggcgggccgggccgCCAACCCGTAACCGGATGGCACTGTAGCGGGTCCGGTTTTCTCAACCCGGTGAACCGACGGGTCAAACCGCCGGGTTGCtattatttctcaaaaaaatttcataataaaattgcCTCTCCACAGATTGGAACCCTTCACCTCTATTAACTTTAAGTGATGCATAAACCAACTCCACCAAGTTTTATTAGTTGACCATCATtatggatttatatatatacctatataattGTTAGACATCATTAATTGTAAAACACATTAATGTGTATTTTGTGCTTATAAACATACATTTAACACAAGTAAACATGTGTTGGACTTAAcaaattcttaattattttcatcgaaatataaatttatataaataattaaaagtgtgttttagtattattttttttttaaaaaaaaagggcgaCGAGCATATGTTTTTATGGCATGTCAATGCGGGGTGCAACATCACTCTTGAATTATTTTCTTCAACGAATATTAGAACCCTCACCACTCCGTACATTAGACAAgaggtttattatttttttcatcgacaaacataaataagtataaaaaataactccTTAGAATTCAAGACCAAAAGTAAAACTTAGATAGATCttaatagatatatagataaataagtgtgtgacaactctaataaaaaattaaagaactaatatttatcacattaaaaaaattgtacaaaCAGTTTAATTAGATAGATAAAtgaatttaatgaaatatttttttgctcaaaattattttcaaattttttaagttgtcttgactttatctaattcataagaattttatttttcaaaattatttaaaaaacttaatataaaatataatttaatttgttttaacaaCCATGATAGAAAAACATTGCTGAAAGGATGGTTAGGACTTAGGAGGTGGGAAACTTTATGAAGTGGCCCAGGTTCGATTccatttcaattattttgaatttttaatattttaatataataattaataaaatcaaaaaaaccGCCGGGCCTGGCGGGTTGGGCCCGAATCTGGCGGGTTTGAGGAACtaccgggccgggtccgggtcgGTTTCAACCGACCCGTGACCCGCCGGGTCTGCCGGGTCAACCCGGTCCGGCGGGTCAGTACTGTTGCACGGGCCGGTTACCGGCCGGTCAAAGACTGATCCGGACCCACCGGGTCGGGCCCGgcgggcccggttaaccggcccatGCCCATGTCTAGTGGGGCAGAGGGGAAGGTCATTGGGAATTTGGGACAGTAGGGGAGGAACTAGCGTGACCGAACGTAGCGTGGCGAGGTGCGAGCCGTATTCTGACCGCATCACTTGGCACAGTGGGCCGCGATGTCAAGCTACTCTGAAATTGCGGTTTTTTTAACACTCAAACCCCtaattgaggtttttttttgttacacatatacatatttttgtGCAATTTTGGGAAGAGGGTTTTATTCATTTAACCCTTTGAAGTTTTCAGTTTTTGGAGGGCTTGCTTATgtgatcttttgttttttttaaatggttaaaaatgcatgcatttatactgataaattaattatattaaattttcatgtaggcccagattttttttttcctcttgcaAAAAGAGCTCCACAGTTAATATTAGATTGTGTttgtttcaatgttttaaaaaccggaccggttgTTGACTCGGTTAGGCAACCAGTTGAACCGGTTGTACCGGCCTGTTCTACCGGattgaatatttttcaaataaataaattttaaaaattttaaaaattaaaaaataagtaaaaaaataaggaaaaaatttaaaaaaatacaaaattacatattgcaaagttatattgcctttataaggtcacaaagtGTGAACTctacataaaattgaaattttcaaattacaAAGATACAAGGATACAACCatacaacaaatattcaaaaataaataattaaataaagtatgagtatacaacaacaacaaaaacaacaataaaaatgaggaataaaataaaatacaagtatataatatcttttttttttgttttttggaatgggttttactttaaatttttaaaataaataaatcaaccgGCAGGTCCGATTCAACCGGTTCACTACGTGAACCTATTGAACAGGCCGATCCGGTTATTTGGTGTTTTGTGTGACTAATCGGACCGGTATACCGACCGGTTCCGGGTTCAACcagttgaaccggccggtccggtccagTTTTTACAAAATTGGtttgtttgaagttttttgaAGTTACTTGTAACTTCAAATACTCCATTCTTAAAACCATGTGTTTGATTTGGAGACTATTAATAcactcaaataaatcaaattacttTATAGGATGTATTTGAACTTACACTCAAATTGGATGTAAGTCCAGATTTGAGCAACATCCCAGCTTCAAGTGAATCACGTGAGGCTTGCAGCAAGGTTTGGGAAGAGTATGCTAACCCCATAACTCAAATGAACTGCTCTTTCTCATCCCCTTACCTTCTCCGACTTCATTATTTTCTCTATCTCTGTTAGTTAAAGCAACTATACAAGTGCATCATTCATTAATTCTCCTCCGTTCTATCTCGAGGTTAAGGTTAGATCTGCgccaatatgttttttttattgaatatctAGTTTAACATAAGGATTTTATAGGAAATCCTTAGATCTTGCATAACAACACATCATTCCTCTCCTTAGATCTTTACAACTACGTCTATCACGAGGTTGAGGTAAGATGGGTTTTGTTTCTCCATTGGAAATATGGAAGACTAAACCACAGTAAGTTATTTTGGGATCTTTAAATATGTGTGCATGTTTTCCTACCAAACCATCTTAAACTCAAAGAAAGTATTataattcatcttcattgtcTATGTCAATGaacaaaaaagataaagatGTTATGATCCTATGACGGGGTATATCCACACTTTAAGGAATGTGGTCATTGGCAAAGTCTCTATATGGTGGCCATCCAAAGACTCAATCCTACTAGATATAAAAGATCTCAAGGCAGAGATTGAAGATATAAGACACTAGCACCTATAAATAAAGAAGACGAAAGCTCAAGATCATCAAAGACCAAGAGCCTAAGAGCCTATGGAAGATGGGAGTTCAAGAAGAAACTGAAGAAGAACATCCACACTTATGTAtctgtaaaaagaaaaaaaatgcctCCACCTTTACAAAGGTACTCGAGACCTAAGCATCCAAATCTAAAGTATGCAAATGTTGCAATAGTTATGAAGAGCTCATGTGAAGAACTTGTAACTTGCTAAGAAGCACTCAAAAGCAACAAGCAGAGGAAAGTAATGGAGAAAGAGATAATGGTCTTCAAGCAAAACAAGTATTTTAGTTGATGACTGAGCTAATAGATGTAAAGCTAACCTTGTGCAAATGGGTACGTAGTGAAGCCAGAAGATTTTATGTTAGgaacatcaacaacaaaaaaaagtaaaagaaataaaaaaaaatagatgattcTATATTAATTTCAGTCAAATTAGGATTATAAACTGAGTATAACTCTTAGTTTAGATAAATTAGTTAGGGTAGAGCTTATCCCATATACAAGCTACCTTCAAATTTTAGCCAAAgtaaatctttattttattagaatatttgaATACTACTATAAGCCTATAAATAGGTATGATTGGCTTAATATTTAAAGTGTGGTTGAATATAGTAGTGTGGCAATGCGGTAGTCAATGGCGGAGCATAGTATGCAATTGTGGGGGCCTAAATCTTGAAAAGTTTCCACTTGTTATGTATAGATATCCTCCCCCAACCCCAATTTTGACATTAACCCCCCATCCCCCAACCCCAATTTTGAAATTGATCCCCCACCTTCCTAAAAAAACATCCTAGGCATTTTCAATATTCTTGGTTTGCTTGCTTGAGAATTCTCCAACAAAAGATGTTGCATATTGTCTACCATGTTACCTTTTTAACATGAAACCCAATGGGCGAGCTTGACTGCAAGACCCACCCGTCGAGCAGGGATGAAAGTCGGCCTTAGTGATCCGACGGTGCCGAGTGGAAGGGTCGTCGCTCAACGGATAAAAGTTACTCTAGGGATAACAGGCTGATCTTCCCCAAGAGTTCACATCAACGGGAAGGTTTGGCACCTCGATGTCGGCTCTTCGCCACCTGGGGTTGTAGTATGTTCCAAGGGTTGGGCTGTTCGCCCATTAAAGTGGTAGGTGAGCTTGGTTCAAAACGTCGTGAGACAGTTTGGTCCATATCCGGTGAGGGCGTTAGAGCATTGAGAGGACTGGCGACCTAGATGAGATGTATTCACAATTACAAAATCTAGAAATTGGAAAAAGACTTAACTCTAGAAAAAGATTGtgcttttttttatcatattggAGATGATCCTTGTTCACCACACAATAATGTTGTTAGATCTAGTGATGAATTGAAAAGGCAATGTGGCACATTGATAAAGTAATGCATAAGTAAAGTTAAGagcaaatttttaaataatcaagTACTAGTAAAGAGTTCAATTGATGTTGTTCAATGGATAGCATTTCAAGCTTATGCTTTTAGAGGTCATGACGAGACACCTGTTTTAAAGAACCGCGGAAATTTTCTTGAGTTGATTGAACTTTTGGCTTTTTAGAATGATCAATTTAAGAAAGTTGCGTTAGAAAGTGCTCCAAAATCTATAAAGTATATATTGCATtcaattcaaaaagaaattttgcaCATTCTTGCAAATTAGGTGTGGAACAAGATTCAGGAAGATATTggagattaaaattttttttattgtagtcTATGAGGCACATGATAAatctaagaaagaaaaaaaaaaggctactatattgagatttttttatggaaatggCACTATTCGAGAGTGTTTCTTTGATATTATTCATGTTAAGAATACATTTGCATCAACTcttaagaataaaatatgtgcTATTCTCTTTCATCACACCCGTGATGTTCAGAACATTCATGGTTAAGGTTTCAATGGAGCTAGCAATATGTGTGGAGATGAAAAGGAATGCAAGCATTGTTTCTTAATGATTA containing:
- the LOC120282725 gene encoding putative disease resistance protein RGA4, with protein sequence MITNIRVVIGKLNCINDDLSSVISMARVFMELGKKDDDNFGVVLQHSNQNPRVTTSSVNVSKICGRDRELQILTKLLKEQGTSVECNVNVIPIVGMGGIGKTTLTQHAFNDEQIAKFFDEKVWICVSDDFNRLKILQDMVCSLTVSKSEKFAHNRNLDLLEGELKRNLQGKSLLLVLDDVWSSEWEKLLIPLQFSQMRLAKIVVTTRESKLLRKQDEKNKIVLQGLEDDDFWEFFVCCAFGGSEADERQSLQIIGRQIVKKLKGSPLAAKTVGRLLQQNMSNEHWMDVLRSNLWELGTSADDIMPGLALSYNHLPEHLQQCFVFCSTFPKDYKFMAVDLIEMWIAQGYVVESETSSKTVEEIGHAYFNELLSRSFFEKSYFSMYTIHDLLHDLAQSVCLGECVVYHGQTIKEKASIRHLCLQSIVNLRSICNIESLRTLVVSKGELRQEDYETLKSIRVLIFLDSQAQNCSYSTGHLRHLRYLEISEPSINLFDESLCKLYHLRVLPDLDVFPENLHNLINLRTLNSDTYRMYTKFDQHILMRFARWTKRQYMISQLRNMKELRGVLCLNDLEKIENREEAEKANIKEKCHLEVLILSWNDSNSCNSFATAHEVLEALEPNPNLKHLYVRGYKGYTSPSWFMPFTVHNLRILELMNCRSKLYLQSIGQLTFLLRLRLYRVDVRIDISDEVTILFSPREAWKL